In Amycolatopsis methanolica 239, a single genomic region encodes these proteins:
- a CDS encoding cold-shock protein, protein MPTGKVKWYDAEKGFGFVTQDGGQDVYIRKTALPQGVEALKAGQRLEFGVADGRRGPQALSVRLIDSLPSVAEARRRPAEELHGLIEDMIKLLEMKVQPDLRRGRYPDRKNTKRIAEVMRAVARDLDP, encoded by the coding sequence GTGCCGACCGGCAAGGTCAAGTGGTACGACGCGGAGAAGGGGTTCGGTTTCGTCACCCAGGACGGCGGCCAGGACGTCTACATCCGCAAGACCGCGCTCCCCCAAGGGGTCGAGGCACTCAAGGCGGGCCAGCGGCTGGAGTTCGGCGTCGCCGACGGCCGTCGTGGTCCGCAGGCCCTGTCCGTTCGGCTGATCGACAGCCTGCCCTCGGTCGCCGAAGCGCGCCGCCGCCCGGCGGAGGAGCTGCACGGCCTGATCGAGGACATGATCAAGCTGCTCGAGATGAAGGTGCAGCCGGACCTGCGCCGCGGCCGCTACCCGGACCGGAAGAACACCAAGCGGATCGCCGAAGTGATGCGCGCGGTCGCCCGGGACCTCGATCCGTAA
- a CDS encoding DUF3027 domain-containing protein, whose protein sequence is MTLLLTLDDGSVERALAEAVDLAREAAVEEAGAEQVGAHVGVSREDAVSASHLFEANVPGYRGWRWSVTVASAGADAPVTVSEVVLVPGPDALIAPQWVPWERRVRAGDLGVGDILPPDKDDPRLVPAYLQSDDPAVEEVAHEAGLGRVHVLSRFGREEAAARWHRGEFGPRSDMARSAPAHCGTCGFYLPLAGSLRAAFGVCGNEIAPADGNVVHAEYGCGAHSEVEVEVTSSVPVAELVYDDSLLDMEPVEEPKTETGATADVETASESAE, encoded by the coding sequence ATGACGCTGCTGCTCACCCTGGACGACGGCTCCGTGGAGCGCGCTCTCGCCGAGGCAGTCGACCTCGCGCGCGAGGCCGCGGTCGAAGAGGCGGGGGCCGAGCAGGTCGGGGCGCACGTCGGCGTGTCACGTGAGGACGCGGTGTCGGCGAGCCACCTCTTCGAGGCCAACGTGCCGGGCTACCGCGGCTGGCGCTGGTCGGTGACGGTCGCGAGCGCGGGCGCGGACGCCCCGGTGACGGTCAGCGAGGTCGTGCTCGTGCCGGGCCCGGACGCCCTGATCGCGCCGCAGTGGGTGCCGTGGGAGCGGCGGGTGCGGGCCGGCGACCTGGGCGTCGGCGACATCCTCCCGCCGGACAAGGACGACCCGCGGCTGGTCCCGGCGTACCTGCAGTCCGACGACCCGGCGGTCGAGGAGGTCGCGCACGAGGCCGGGCTCGGCCGGGTGCACGTCCTGTCCCGCTTCGGCCGCGAGGAGGCCGCCGCGCGGTGGCACCGCGGCGAGTTCGGGCCGCGGTCGGACATGGCGCGCAGCGCGCCCGCCCACTGCGGCACGTGTGGTTTCTACCTCCCGCTGGCCGGTTCGCTGCGCGCCGCCTTCGGCGTGTGCGGCAACGAGATCGCCCCGGCGGACGGCAACGTCGTGCACGCCGAGTACGGGTGCGGCGCGCATTCCGAGGTCGAGGTCGAGGTGACCTCGTCGGTGCCGGTCGCCGAGCTGGTCTACGATGACTCGCTGCTGGACATGGAGCCGGTCGAGGAGCCGAAGACCGAGACGGGCGCGACCGCGGACGTCGAGACGGCGAGTGAGTCAGCTGAGTGA
- a CDS encoding glutaminyl-peptide cyclotransferase, with the protein MRTLITLTLATVVALAGCAAATPPAPATVPQLTVQVLETLPHDPAAFTQGLEFSGATLYEGTGLVGQSSVRAGAPGQPPTTRVDLPAPLFGEGITVTGPTLWQLTWQNGVAIERDARTLAELRRVSYDGEGWGLCHDGGRLVMSDGSDRLTFRDPATFGVTGEVTVHHGGQTFSQLNELECVGGAVYANVWQTDRILRIAPATGEVTGQITAAGLLTPAQASAADVLNGIAAIPGTDEFLITGKLWPLMFRVKFVPAS; encoded by the coding sequence GTGCGCACCCTGATCACCTTGACCCTCGCCACGGTCGTCGCGCTCGCGGGCTGCGCGGCGGCGACGCCGCCCGCGCCGGCGACGGTTCCGCAGCTCACGGTGCAGGTGCTGGAGACGCTGCCGCATGATCCGGCGGCGTTCACGCAGGGCCTCGAGTTCTCCGGCGCCACCCTGTACGAGGGCACCGGGCTGGTCGGTCAGTCGTCCGTGCGGGCGGGCGCGCCAGGGCAGCCGCCCACCACGCGCGTGGACCTGCCCGCACCGCTGTTCGGCGAGGGCATCACCGTCACCGGGCCGACCCTGTGGCAGCTGACCTGGCAGAACGGCGTCGCGATCGAGCGGGACGCGCGGACGCTCGCCGAGCTGCGGCGCGTGTCCTACGACGGTGAGGGCTGGGGGCTGTGCCACGACGGCGGCCGTCTGGTGATGAGCGACGGCTCCGACCGGCTCACCTTCCGCGACCCGGCCACGTTCGGGGTGACCGGCGAGGTCACCGTGCACCACGGCGGGCAGACCTTCTCGCAGCTCAACGAGCTGGAGTGCGTCGGCGGCGCGGTGTACGCGAACGTCTGGCAGACCGACCGGATCCTGCGGATCGCCCCGGCCACCGGCGAGGTCACCGGGCAGATCACCGCGGCCGGGCTGCTCACTCCGGCCCAGGCGTCGGCCGCGGACGTGCTCAACGGCATCGCCGCGATCCCCGGCACGGACGAGTTCCTGATCACCGGGAAGCTCTGGCCGTTGATGTTCCGGGTGAAATTCGTGCCCGCTTCCTGA
- a CDS encoding HAD family hydrolase gives MGTAVGFDLDMTLIDPRPGMVAVMNALGEEAGLPLDGEHFAANLGPPLDMVLRDFGAPEDRIGALVDRFRQLYPEIVIPETVALPGAHEALAAVHEAGGRTVVVTGKYGPNAALHVKALGLAVDVLVGELWSDGKAVALREHGATIYAGDHLGDVRGALAAGAVPVGVTTGPCSRAELLEAGAEVVFESLAEFPAWLSRQPLSGAREPVR, from the coding sequence GTGGGAACAGCCGTCGGATTCGACCTGGACATGACGCTCATCGATCCGCGGCCAGGCATGGTCGCGGTGATGAACGCGCTCGGCGAAGAGGCGGGCCTGCCGCTGGACGGTGAGCACTTCGCCGCCAACCTGGGGCCGCCGCTGGACATGGTGCTGCGCGACTTCGGCGCGCCCGAGGACCGCATCGGCGCGCTGGTCGACCGGTTCCGCCAGCTGTACCCCGAGATCGTGATCCCGGAGACCGTCGCCCTGCCCGGCGCGCACGAGGCGCTCGCCGCGGTGCACGAGGCCGGTGGCCGCACGGTCGTCGTCACCGGCAAGTACGGCCCGAACGCGGCGCTGCATGTGAAGGCGCTCGGCCTGGCGGTCGACGTGCTCGTGGGCGAGCTGTGGTCGGACGGCAAGGCGGTGGCCCTGCGCGAGCACGGCGCGACGATCTACGCCGGCGATCACCTGGGTGACGTGCGGGGCGCGCTGGCGGCGGGCGCGGTGCCGGTGGGTGTGACGACGGGCCCCTGCAGCCGCGCGGAGTTGCTGGAGGCGGGGGCCGAGGTGGTCTTCGAGAGCCTGGCGGAGTTCCCGGCCTGGCTCAGCCGGCAGCCGCTTTCCGGTGCTCGCGAACCAGTGAGATGA
- a CDS encoding MFS transporter encodes MGRKRKWTPAPGAGQPWRAQGRFYPESAAVPNADEAPTSAFPAGGRTPPPPPPRGARPYPPRQSPPPQQRPWHSEPPPRRTEPLYEHYNTDGYADHNARPEPEPAAEHRTEATAGPLPRMPKKLTVTRVAALRSRELGGRAVGMFQRATKADGADKSGLTSLTYAVMLNYASDAAMAIALANTLFFAATSGEGRGKVALYLLITIAPFALVAPVIGPLLDRIQRGRRLAMCLTSVGQVLMAVLMALHFNDWGLYPAALGKMVLSKSFTVLKSAVTPRVVPPDITLSKTNARLTVFGLAAGGVFGAIASGVNSLFGSAGALWFTALICAAGAVQAMRIPAWVEVTEGEVPATLKAHPARKKKRQPLGSDVVLALWGNGTIRILTGFLMMFAAFAVKAQAEQTGQSPFMQLLLLGLIGGAAGVGGFVGNALGSRLSFGHPSQVVLGCVGAALASTILATVMAGIVTAAIVGLVGATASALAKISLDAVIQRDLPEESRASAFGRSETVLQLAWVFGGAIGLLLPPTYWIGFLVVSILLAVGLAQTFLLERGSSLLPGLGSRRDRRPARTGSGAAPRVQ; translated from the coding sequence GTGGGGCGCAAACGGAAGTGGACACCGGCACCGGGTGCCGGGCAGCCGTGGCGCGCCCAGGGGCGCTTCTACCCGGAGTCGGCCGCGGTGCCGAACGCGGACGAGGCGCCGACGAGCGCGTTCCCGGCAGGCGGGCGCACGCCACCGCCGCCACCGCCGCGTGGCGCGCGGCCGTACCCGCCGCGGCAGAGCCCGCCGCCGCAGCAGCGGCCGTGGCACAGCGAGCCGCCGCCCCGCCGCACCGAGCCGCTCTACGAGCACTACAACACCGACGGGTACGCCGACCACAACGCGCGTCCCGAGCCGGAGCCGGCCGCGGAGCACCGCACGGAGGCGACCGCAGGGCCGCTGCCCCGGATGCCGAAGAAGCTGACCGTCACCCGCGTCGCCGCGCTGCGCAGCCGCGAGCTGGGCGGCCGCGCGGTCGGCATGTTCCAGCGCGCGACGAAGGCCGACGGCGCCGACAAGTCCGGCCTCACCTCGCTGACGTACGCGGTGATGCTGAACTACGCCAGCGACGCGGCGATGGCCATCGCGCTGGCCAACACCCTGTTCTTCGCGGCCACCAGCGGCGAGGGCCGCGGCAAGGTCGCGCTGTACCTGCTGATCACCATCGCGCCGTTCGCGCTCGTCGCGCCGGTCATCGGCCCGCTGCTGGACCGGATCCAGCGCGGCCGCAGGCTGGCGATGTGCCTCACCTCGGTCGGCCAGGTGCTGATGGCCGTGCTGATGGCGCTGCACTTCAACGACTGGGGCCTCTACCCCGCCGCGCTCGGGAAGATGGTGCTGTCCAAGTCGTTCACGGTCCTGAAGTCGGCGGTCACCCCACGCGTGGTGCCGCCGGACATCACGCTGTCGAAGACCAACGCGCGGCTGACGGTGTTCGGGCTCGCGGCGGGCGGTGTCTTCGGCGCCATCGCCTCCGGCGTGAACTCGCTGTTCGGGTCCGCGGGGGCGCTGTGGTTCACCGCGTTGATCTGCGCGGCGGGCGCCGTGCAGGCGATGCGGATCCCGGCGTGGGTCGAGGTGACCGAGGGTGAGGTCCCGGCCACCCTGAAGGCGCACCCGGCGAGGAAGAAGAAACGCCAGCCGCTCGGCAGTGACGTGGTGCTCGCCCTGTGGGGCAACGGGACCATCCGCATCCTCACCGGGTTCCTGATGATGTTCGCGGCGTTCGCGGTGAAGGCACAGGCGGAGCAGACCGGGCAGAGCCCGTTCATGCAGCTGCTGCTGCTCGGCCTGATCGGCGGCGCGGCCGGGGTCGGCGGGTTCGTCGGCAACGCGCTCGGCTCGCGGCTGAGCTTCGGGCACCCCAGCCAGGTCGTGCTCGGCTGCGTGGGCGCGGCGCTGGCCTCGACGATCCTCGCGACGGTCATGGCCGGGATCGTCACGGCCGCGATCGTCGGTCTCGTCGGCGCCACGGCCAGCGCGCTGGCGAAGATCAGCCTCGACGCGGTGATCCAGCGCGACCTGCCGGAGGAGTCGCGGGCGTCGGCGTTCGGCCGGTCGGAGACGGTGCTGCAGCTGGCGTGGGTGTTCGGCGGCGCGATCGGGCTGCTGCTGCCGCCGACCTACTGGATCGGGTTCCTGGTGGTGTCGATCCTGCTGGCGGTGGGGCTGGCGCAGACGTTCCTGCTGGAGCGGGGCTCGTCGCTCCTGCCCGGGCTGGGCAGCAGGCGGGACCGCAGGCCGGCGCGGACCGGCAGCGGGGCCGCTCCCCGCGTGCAGTGA
- a CDS encoding R2-like ligand-binding oxidase, protein MTGTLPAHRTGFASLRRGGLNWDSFPLRLFVKGNRKFWNPADIDFSKDAEDWQTLTDEERRSATYLCAQFIAGEEAVTEDIQPFMKAMAAEGRFGDEMYLTQFCFEEAKHTEVFRRWMDAVGLTEDLTSYVSENPHYRKLFYEELPESLAVLEHDPSPLNQVRASVTYNHVIEGSLALTGYYAWQKVCTTRGILPGMQQLVKHIGDDERRHMAWGTFTCRRHIAADDSLWDAVQQRMGELLPHALGMIQWVQDQFEEPRPFDNDPQEFIDYAADRAQRRLGAIESARGVPVGQIDLDYSPEQLEETFGEEDAKALANAVS, encoded by the coding sequence ATGACTGGAACCCTGCCCGCGCACCGCACCGGATTCGCCTCGCTGCGCCGGGGCGGCCTGAACTGGGATTCGTTCCCGTTGCGCCTGTTCGTCAAGGGGAACCGCAAGTTCTGGAACCCGGCCGACATCGACTTCAGCAAGGACGCCGAGGACTGGCAGACCCTCACCGACGAGGAGCGCCGGTCGGCGACGTACCTGTGCGCGCAGTTCATCGCCGGCGAGGAGGCGGTGACGGAGGACATCCAGCCGTTCATGAAGGCGATGGCCGCCGAGGGCCGGTTCGGCGACGAGATGTACCTGACCCAGTTCTGTTTCGAGGAGGCCAAGCACACGGAGGTCTTCCGCCGGTGGATGGACGCGGTGGGGCTGACGGAGGACCTGACCTCGTACGTGAGTGAGAACCCGCACTACCGCAAGCTGTTCTACGAGGAGCTGCCGGAGTCGCTCGCCGTCCTGGAGCACGACCCGAGCCCTCTGAACCAGGTCCGCGCGAGCGTCACCTACAACCACGTGATCGAAGGCAGCCTGGCGCTGACGGGCTACTACGCGTGGCAAAAGGTCTGCACCACGCGCGGCATTCTGCCCGGCATGCAGCAACTGGTGAAACACATCGGCGACGACGAACGTCGCCACATGGCATGGGGCACCTTCACCTGCCGACGGCACATCGCCGCCGACGACTCCCTCTGGGATGCCGTCCAGCAGCGCATGGGCGAACTGCTGCCGCACGCGCTCGGGATGATCCAATGGGTGCAGGACCAGTTCGAAGAGCCGCGCCCGTTCGACAACGACCCGCAGGAGTTCATCGACTACGCGGCCGACCGGGCACAACGCCGGCTGGGCGCCATCGAATCGGCACGAGGCGTCCCGGTGGGCCAGATCGACCTGGACTACTCCCCCGAGCAACTGGAAGAGACGTTCGGCGAAGAAGACGCCAAGGCACTCGCGAACGCAGTGAGCTAA
- a CDS encoding DUF2771 family protein, with protein sequence MRRTLLLLSAGVLALTGCSATVGPPEVTFFGDGHTVNAEPIVNCDALLKSCSENPDAAVTLKVRPGKPVQISVPSEIGDTPWLVNVQYANAKGELQPVKQQFFSPGDKLAYTATGAAADDQLVVVEVQQLGAAYAADQAGNPILDENGNPQLVARAFWSLQVQPG encoded by the coding sequence ATGCGGCGAACTTTGCTGTTGCTGTCGGCCGGTGTGCTGGCGCTGACCGGGTGCTCCGCCACGGTCGGCCCGCCCGAGGTCACGTTCTTCGGTGACGGTCACACGGTCAACGCCGAGCCGATCGTGAACTGCGACGCGCTGTTGAAGTCGTGCTCGGAGAACCCGGACGCCGCCGTGACGCTCAAGGTGCGGCCCGGCAAGCCGGTGCAGATCTCCGTGCCGTCCGAGATCGGCGACACGCCCTGGCTGGTGAACGTCCAGTACGCCAACGCCAAGGGCGAACTGCAGCCGGTGAAGCAGCAGTTCTTCTCGCCCGGGGACAAGCTGGCCTACACGGCTACCGGAGCCGCGGCGGACGACCAGCTCGTTGTGGTCGAGGTCCAGCAGCTCGGGGCTGCCTATGCGGCTGATCAGGCCGGGAATCCGATTCTGGACGAGAACGGGAATCCGCAGTTGGTGGCGCGGGCCTTCTGGTCTTTGCAGGTCCAGCCCGGCTGA
- a CDS encoding TetR/AcrR family transcriptional regulator: MTDITDSFVERTRTSLRETLLDAAADILAARGYAALRMADVASAAGVSRQTVYNEFGSKNALVQAVVLRTTGEFLDGIHQRFASAPDVLTGIRGAVTYTIEHARENRLVASALGTPQGEDLLPLLTTRGEPVLSAAMATAATHYRQFLPTLSTHAANLLAETTVRLSLSHLVLPTHSAAEAADLVCAALAPAITHYSSTME; this comes from the coding sequence GTGACTGACATCACCGACTCGTTCGTGGAGCGGACCAGGACTTCGCTCCGGGAGACCCTGCTCGACGCGGCGGCCGACATCCTGGCGGCGCGGGGCTACGCGGCCCTGCGGATGGCGGACGTGGCGTCGGCGGCCGGGGTCAGCCGCCAGACGGTCTACAACGAGTTCGGCAGCAAGAACGCGCTCGTGCAGGCGGTCGTCCTGCGCACCACGGGCGAGTTCCTGGACGGCATCCACCAGCGGTTCGCGTCGGCGCCCGATGTGCTGACCGGCATCCGGGGCGCGGTCACCTACACGATCGAGCACGCCCGGGAGAACCGCCTGGTCGCCTCCGCGCTGGGCACGCCCCAGGGCGAGGACCTGCTGCCGCTGCTCACCACCCGGGGTGAGCCGGTGCTGTCCGCGGCGATGGCCACCGCCGCGACGCACTACCGCCAGTTCCTGCCCACCCTCAGCACCCACGCCGCGAACCTGCTCGCCGAGACCACGGTGCGGCTCTCGTTGAGCCACTTGGTGCTGCCGACCCATTCCGCGGCCGAGGCGGCCGACCTGGTCTGCGCCGCGCTCGCACCGGCAATCACCCACTACTCGTCCACAATGGAGTGA
- a CDS encoding sacsin N-terminal ATP-binding-like domain-containing protein produces MSQLSDPFGTGALRASVLRAWQDSPTRFTEDTNAETDLRVGGYRDRLFVELAQNAADAAALAGAPGTLRVSVAGGELRVANTGAPLDAAGVASLASLRASAKQGDTVGQFGVGFAAVLAVSSEPRVISRTGGVAFSETRTREAAGSEGAVPVLRLPWPVDEDLPAGFDTEVRLPLRDGVAADELLARLHDEAEDLLLSLPWLARIEAPGAEWTRSEVDGVVELSTPSGTVRWLTRVGENVVWAKPVDGRLTEDVLHAPTPTDERLSLPARLIATVPLEPSRRRVLPGADDALAAAAREYPALVRELAPEDRLELVPEAGFPLSEVDGKLRELVGRQLATQAWLPAAEGDDLVPSSARVLSVESPRLLELLAGVVPGLAGISGYEPAQLLATVDADRLDVADLVDLLIGVDRDPEWWRSLYDAFLPLLDNHEVTADELGALPVPLADGRTLPGPRGALLLGASELLDLLADADVGGLRLVHPEAAHPLLERLGAKQAEAADLLDAPALREAIERSVADAESGLDTRPLAEAVLRLVSDTSAEGLGALALPSADGWRRADELVLPNSPLREVFDPEVFEEDGPFSVLDAEFAEQWPSRVLTELGVLDEFLVVGNSDEQPEIRDLDLVADDAWPQALRLIAGQRETWQALTMPDSPSAAWLERNALLAGRAPAEWRLPDAASLTGLYDPVPDVGVRPDVLAAAGVRAELAVRNLDDAADLLDRLGDPDREIPPGLILRAHALLAAADLEWAELDAPERVRTVDGSVVDAERTAVLDLPWLGAVWAPERLVAAAPGADVAALAELLDIPLLSEHAEARVSSDGEFVPWAEMTALVLAAELLNIPLPEGGLVVHDELTVEVDGVKRATPWWVESGTFHGEHHAEDSPEGLARAFAWAAGRWSERYLVEAVLNDPATTTYLL; encoded by the coding sequence GTGAGTCAGCTGAGTGATCCGTTCGGCACCGGGGCGCTGCGGGCCTCGGTGCTGCGGGCCTGGCAGGACTCGCCGACCCGGTTCACCGAAGACACCAACGCCGAGACCGACCTGCGGGTCGGCGGCTACCGCGACCGGCTGTTCGTCGAGCTGGCGCAGAACGCGGCCGACGCCGCCGCGCTCGCCGGCGCCCCCGGCACGCTGCGGGTGTCCGTAGCCGGTGGCGAGCTCCGCGTCGCCAACACCGGCGCGCCGCTCGACGCCGCCGGCGTGGCGTCGCTCGCTTCGCTGCGGGCGTCGGCGAAGCAGGGCGACACCGTGGGGCAGTTCGGCGTCGGCTTCGCGGCGGTGCTCGCGGTCAGCAGCGAACCGCGGGTGATCTCGCGGACCGGCGGCGTCGCGTTCTCCGAGACCCGCACCCGGGAGGCCGCCGGGAGCGAGGGCGCGGTGCCGGTGCTGCGCCTGCCGTGGCCGGTGGACGAGGACCTGCCCGCCGGCTTCGACACCGAGGTGCGGCTGCCCCTGCGCGACGGCGTGGCCGCGGACGAGCTGCTGGCCCGCCTGCACGACGAAGCCGAGGACCTGCTGCTGTCCCTGCCCTGGCTGGCGCGGATCGAGGCGCCCGGCGCGGAGTGGACGAGATCCGAAGTGGACGGTGTGGTGGAGCTGTCCACCCCGTCCGGGACGGTCCGCTGGCTGACCAGGGTCGGCGAGAACGTGGTGTGGGCGAAGCCGGTCGACGGGCGCCTGACCGAGGACGTCCTGCACGCCCCGACGCCCACCGACGAGCGGCTGTCATTGCCTGCCCGGCTGATCGCGACGGTGCCGCTGGAGCCGTCCCGCCGCCGGGTGCTGCCCGGCGCCGACGACGCGCTCGCCGCGGCCGCCCGCGAGTACCCGGCGCTGGTGCGCGAGCTCGCGCCGGAGGACCGGCTGGAGCTGGTGCCCGAAGCGGGTTTCCCGCTGTCCGAAGTGGACGGCAAGCTCCGCGAGCTGGTCGGCAGGCAGCTCGCGACCCAGGCGTGGCTGCCCGCGGCCGAGGGCGACGACCTCGTGCCGTCGAGCGCGCGCGTGCTGTCGGTCGAGTCGCCGCGGCTGCTGGAACTGCTCGCCGGTGTCGTGCCCGGGCTCGCCGGGATCAGCGGCTACGAGCCGGCGCAGCTCCTCGCGACCGTCGACGCCGACCGGCTCGACGTCGCCGACCTGGTCGACCTGCTGATCGGCGTGGACAGGGACCCGGAGTGGTGGCGTTCGCTGTACGACGCCTTCCTGCCCCTGCTGGACAACCACGAGGTGACCGCGGACGAGCTGGGCGCACTGCCCGTGCCGCTGGCGGACGGCCGAACGCTGCCCGGTCCGCGCGGTGCGTTGCTGCTCGGCGCTTCGGAGCTGCTCGACCTGCTGGCTGACGCCGACGTGGGCGGGCTGCGGCTGGTCCACCCGGAGGCGGCGCACCCGTTGCTGGAGCGCCTGGGCGCGAAGCAGGCGGAGGCGGCGGACCTGCTCGACGCGCCCGCGCTGCGGGAGGCGATCGAGCGCAGCGTGGCCGACGCCGAGTCCGGTTTGGACACCCGTCCGCTCGCGGAAGCCGTGCTGCGACTGGTTTCCGACACGTCCGCGGAGGGGCTGGGTGCGCTCGCGTTGCCGTCGGCGGACGGCTGGCGGCGCGCCGACGAGCTGGTACTGCCGAACTCGCCGCTGCGTGAGGTCTTCGACCCCGAGGTGTTCGAAGAGGACGGTCCGTTCTCCGTGCTGGACGCGGAGTTCGCCGAGCAGTGGCCGTCCCGCGTGCTCACCGAACTCGGGGTACTCGACGAGTTCCTGGTCGTGGGCAACTCCGACGAGCAGCCCGAAATCCGCGACCTCGACCTCGTCGCCGACGACGCGTGGCCGCAGGCGCTGCGGCTGATCGCCGGGCAGCGCGAGACCTGGCAGGCGCTGACGATGCCGGACAGCCCGTCCGCGGCGTGGCTGGAGCGCAACGCGCTGCTGGCCGGCCGCGCGCCGGCCGAGTGGCGGCTGCCGGACGCGGCGAGCCTGACCGGCCTGTACGACCCGGTGCCCGACGTCGGGGTGCGCCCGGACGTGCTGGCCGCCGCCGGGGTCCGGGCGGAGCTGGCCGTGCGCAACCTCGACGACGCGGCCGACCTGCTCGACCGGCTCGGCGACCCGGACCGCGAGATCCCGCCTGGCCTGATCCTGCGGGCGCACGCCCTGCTGGCCGCCGCGGACCTGGAGTGGGCTGAGCTGGACGCGCCCGAGCGGGTGCGCACGGTCGACGGGTCCGTGGTCGACGCCGAGCGCACCGCGGTGCTGGACCTGCCGTGGCTGGGCGCGGTGTGGGCGCCGGAACGCCTGGTCGCCGCCGCGCCGGGGGCGGACGTGGCTGCGCTCGCCGAGCTGCTGGACATCCCGCTGCTGTCGGAACACGCGGAGGCCAGGGTCAGCAGCGACGGCGAGTTCGTGCCGTGGGCGGAGATGACCGCGCTGGTCCTGGCCGCGGAGCTGCTGAACATCCCGCTGCCCGAAGGCGGGCTGGTAGTGCACGACGAGTTGACCGTCGAGGTCGACGGAGTCAAGCGCGCCACGCCGTGGTGGGTCGAAAGTGGGACGTTTCACGGGGAACATCACGCGGAAGACTCGCCCGAAGGGCTGGCCCGCGCGTTCGCCTGGGCGGCAGGCCGCTGGTCCGAGCGTTACCTGGTCGAGGCCGTGCTGAACGACCCCGCGACGACGACCTACCTGCTCTGA